A portion of the Sphingobacterium spiritivorum genome contains these proteins:
- a CDS encoding DUF1543 domain-containing protein has protein sequence MEQKLFMVLLGCKPEGRHTEQHDMYFGIGDSLPSLLFSMRDFWKEASGNLHVDVWREVKVVDGYTIEVIEKEKPKNEKLKLFFVNLGGYKENDFEEYHYKQLVVAEHIAAAIAAAKETVFWKHHTSSHIDDKYGIDVDDVYEVEDLLSEDFRSHYSLSIRQTEISEADELHIGYLKFSKLEKGEV, from the coding sequence ATGGAGCAGAAATTATTTATGGTTTTGCTGGGATGTAAGCCGGAAGGCCGACACACTGAACAGCATGATATGTATTTTGGAATAGGAGACAGCCTGCCATCTCTTTTATTTTCTATGCGCGATTTCTGGAAAGAAGCATCGGGCAATCTCCATGTAGATGTATGGCGTGAAGTGAAGGTAGTGGATGGTTATACGATTGAAGTGATTGAAAAAGAGAAGCCAAAAAATGAGAAATTGAAACTGTTCTTTGTGAATCTCGGGGGATATAAAGAAAATGATTTTGAGGAGTATCATTACAAACAACTGGTGGTCGCCGAACATATAGCAGCAGCTATTGCTGCTGCAAAAGAAACAGTCTTTTGGAAACACCATACTTCTTCGCATATCGATGACAAATACGGGATAGATGTAGACGATGTATATGAGGTAGAAGACCTGCTGTCCGAAGATTTCAGATCACACTACAGCCTGTCTATCCGGCAAACAGAAATTTCAGAAGCGGATGAGCTTCATATCGGATATCTGAAATTCTCAAAATTGGAAAAGGGAGAGGTGTAA
- a CDS encoding AAA family ATPase, protein MIYIKQVENIRPRSQRISYPYHIPSIFHLEKFRFTQPVTFIVGENGSGKSTFIESIAIRSGFNPEGGSINFNFATKNSHSDLFQDIKIGKGVDRFRDGYFLRAESFYNVASEVDNLYEGAKGDLERAYGGSLHECSHGESFLALLHNRLSGKGLYIFDEPESALSFGSQLNMMVRIKELTDADSQFIIATHSPILLAYPDAEIYKVTDEGLQLTSYEDTDQYRLTKFFMNSPQTILDELGL, encoded by the coding sequence ATGATATATATCAAGCAGGTGGAAAATATCCGGCCCAGATCACAACGTATATCTTATCCTTATCATATTCCGTCGATTTTTCATCTCGAAAAATTTAGATTCACACAGCCGGTTACTTTTATCGTGGGAGAAAACGGATCCGGTAAGTCTACATTTATTGAGTCCATTGCTATTCGATCGGGTTTTAACCCGGAAGGAGGAAGTATAAATTTTAACTTTGCAACTAAAAATTCGCATTCAGATCTTTTTCAGGATATCAAAATAGGAAAGGGTGTTGATCGTTTCAGGGATGGTTACTTTCTGAGGGCAGAGAGCTTTTACAATGTAGCCAGCGAAGTAGATAACTTATATGAAGGGGCAAAGGGAGATCTGGAGCGGGCATACGGAGGATCATTACATGAATGTTCACACGGAGAAAGTTTTCTGGCGCTGCTGCATAATAGATTGTCCGGAAAAGGGTTGTATATATTTGATGAGCCTGAATCGGCACTTTCATTTGGAAGCCAGCTCAATATGATGGTCAGGATAAAAGAACTGACCGATGCAGATTCACAATTTATAATTGCCACACATTCTCCGATTCTTCTGGCTTATCCTGATGCCGAAATCTATAAGGTAACAGACGAAGGTCTTCAGCTGACATCATATGAAGACACAGATCAATACAGGCTTACAAAGTTCTTTATGAACAGTCCTCAAACAATATTAGATGAACTGGGATTGTAA
- the recQ gene encoding DNA helicase RecQ: MDIEKSLFDNLQDFFGFDTFKGDQEAIITNVLNKKDTFVIMPTGGGKSICYQLPALMSQGTAIVISPLIALMKNQVDQLRAFGGTDSIAHFLNSSLNKGEITKVKQDVTQGKTKLLYVAPESLSKEENIEFLRQIIVSFVAVDEAHCISEWGHDFRPEYRKIRQVINGIGENIPIIALTATATPKVQSDIRKNLQMTDATLFKSSFNRTNLYYEVRTKKNVVKEIVRFIKNNSGKTGIVYCLSRKKVEEIAEVLNINGIKALPYHAGLDAKTRADTQDKFLMEDVEVIVATIAFGMGIDKPDVRYVIHHDIPKSMEGYYQETGRAGRDGGEGVCVTFYSEKDVEKLTKFMKDKPVSEREIGTQILKEVIDYSESAVCRRKQILHYFGENFDEAGCNNMCDNCKTKKTYFDAEESLLKILGFIKEQGEKFDDQHMINVLMGQTNQPVSAYKHDEHALFGKGKEQGVIYWKSVLRQAELANFLKKDIDHYGLLMLTDGGRKYIDNPYAIKFILNRPMEKADADGSEEPAQSSGAMDTELLKMLKELRKKIAKQKSLPPFVIFQDPSLDEMCTCYPISMDEMKQIHGVGSGKALKFGAPFVELIKKYVEDHDIDRPQDMVIKSTANKSALKVSIIQNIDRKIGLEDIASSKGVSYEDLLKEVESIVNSGTKLNIGYFVDEMIDQDRQDEVYDYFKSAEVDSIEAALKELGEADYTYEDIQLMRIKFMSELGN; this comes from the coding sequence ATGGATATAGAAAAGTCATTATTTGATAATCTTCAGGATTTTTTCGGGTTTGATACGTTTAAAGGAGACCAGGAGGCTATTATTACAAATGTGCTCAATAAAAAAGACACTTTCGTAATTATGCCGACAGGTGGGGGTAAGTCCATATGTTATCAGCTGCCTGCACTTATGAGTCAGGGTACTGCTATTGTCATCTCTCCACTCATTGCACTGATGAAGAATCAGGTAGACCAGCTCCGGGCATTCGGGGGCACGGACAGTATTGCACATTTTCTGAATTCCTCTCTTAATAAGGGAGAAATTACGAAAGTAAAACAGGATGTAACACAGGGGAAGACTAAGCTGTTATATGTAGCCCCTGAGTCGCTGTCAAAAGAAGAGAATATTGAATTTTTAAGACAGATCATAGTCTCATTTGTAGCTGTGGATGAAGCACATTGTATCTCGGAATGGGGACATGACTTCAGACCTGAATATCGTAAGATCCGGCAGGTAATCAATGGTATAGGTGAAAATATTCCAATTATCGCACTTACCGCTACAGCCACACCTAAGGTGCAGTCAGATATCCGCAAAAATCTGCAGATGACGGATGCAACGTTGTTCAAATCATCCTTTAACCGTACCAATCTGTATTATGAAGTACGGACAAAAAAGAATGTTGTTAAAGAGATTGTCCGTTTTATTAAAAATAATTCGGGTAAGACCGGAATCGTATATTGTCTGAGCCGGAAAAAGGTTGAAGAAATTGCTGAGGTATTAAATATCAACGGAATCAAAGCATTGCCTTACCATGCAGGTCTGGATGCGAAGACACGGGCAGATACACAGGATAAGTTCCTGATGGAAGATGTGGAAGTCATTGTAGCCACAATAGCATTTGGAATGGGCATTGATAAACCTGATGTCAGATATGTGATCCACCATGATATTCCAAAATCAATGGAGGGCTACTATCAGGAGACCGGACGTGCAGGACGCGATGGAGGTGAGGGAGTATGTGTCACATTCTATTCTGAAAAAGATGTTGAAAAGCTGACCAAATTCATGAAAGATAAGCCGGTGTCAGAGCGTGAAATCGGTACACAGATATTAAAAGAAGTTATAGATTATTCTGAGTCAGCCGTATGTCGCCGTAAACAGATTCTACACTATTTTGGTGAAAATTTTGATGAGGCTGGTTGTAACAATATGTGCGACAACTGTAAGACAAAGAAAACCTATTTTGATGCAGAGGAGTCTCTGCTGAAAATACTGGGATTCATTAAAGAGCAAGGGGAGAAGTTTGACGATCAGCACATGATCAATGTGCTGATGGGACAGACTAATCAACCGGTGTCGGCCTACAAACACGATGAACATGCTTTGTTCGGTAAAGGTAAAGAACAAGGGGTGATTTACTGGAAATCTGTACTGAGACAGGCAGAGCTTGCTAATTTTCTGAAAAAGGATATCGATCATTACGGTCTGTTAATGCTCACTGACGGAGGACGTAAGTACATTGATAATCCGTATGCCATCAAATTTATTCTCAACAGACCTATGGAAAAGGCTGATGCAGATGGTTCTGAAGAGCCGGCGCAAAGCTCTGGAGCCATGGATACCGAATTGTTGAAAATGCTGAAAGAACTGCGCAAAAAGATTGCTAAGCAAAAATCTCTTCCGCCATTTGTTATCTTTCAGGATCCTTCACTGGATGAAATGTGTACCTGCTATCCGATTTCTATGGATGAAATGAAACAGATTCATGGTGTGGGATCAGGTAAGGCTCTTAAGTTTGGGGCGCCATTTGTCGAACTCATCAAAAAATATGTGGAAGATCATGATATTGATCGTCCACAGGATATGGTTATCAAGAGTACGGCTAATAAATCAGCGCTGAAAGTCTCTATTATCCAGAATATAGACCGTAAGATTGGATTGGAAGATATTGCTTCATCAAAAGGAGTATCCTATGAAGATCTTCTGAAAGAAGTAGAATCCATAGTCAATTCAGGCACAAAGTTAAATATCGGATATTTTGTAGACGAAATGATCGATCAGGATCGCCAGGATGAGGTGTATGACTATTTCAAAAGTGCAGAAGTGGATTCTATAGAAGCGGCATTAAAAGAACTGGGCGAAGCGGACTATACCTATGAGGATATTCAGCTGATGCGTATTAAGTTTATGTCCGAACTGGGGAACTAA
- a CDS encoding AEC family transporter → MANFILIIICIAAGYILKQTKRIHPEAHKGINTWILYFALPAVSFKYLPHIDWNTDLIVPVLSPIVVLLGSMLFFRIYCWRKHYSSRTESTLTMVSGFSNTSFVGFPLVAAFYGEQYMSIAIICDQATFFLLSTLGVYLATKGSADPAAKLNLGYIAKRLFTFPPFLGCIAALILPRFVDLTVIEPVFDKLGATVSPLALFSVGLQLQFKGWKKQISQISFSLFYKLLIAPALVLIFVLLIGAKKEIGAVTIFEMAMPTLVSTSIVIEQFRLNSKIANIIIGFSILIALLTAGIWSAVIHYFLHF, encoded by the coding sequence GTGGCCAACTTTATTTTAATCATTATATGTATTGCTGCGGGATATATACTGAAACAAACAAAACGTATACATCCTGAGGCACATAAAGGGATTAATACCTGGATTCTGTATTTTGCACTTCCTGCTGTCTCTTTCAAATACCTGCCTCATATCGATTGGAACACGGATCTTATTGTACCTGTGCTGAGTCCAATTGTCGTGTTGCTGGGCAGCATGCTCTTTTTTCGGATTTATTGCTGGCGAAAGCATTACAGCAGCCGTACAGAGAGTACACTTACGATGGTTTCAGGATTTAGCAATACCTCTTTTGTCGGATTTCCCTTAGTTGCTGCCTTTTACGGAGAGCAATATATGAGTATTGCTATTATCTGTGATCAGGCTACTTTCTTTTTACTTTCCACGCTTGGAGTTTACCTGGCGACAAAAGGAAGTGCTGATCCTGCAGCTAAGCTTAATCTCGGGTATATCGCAAAACGTTTATTTACATTTCCGCCATTTTTGGGCTGTATCGCAGCCTTGATATTACCTCGCTTTGTTGATCTGACGGTTATAGAGCCTGTTTTTGATAAATTGGGAGCTACTGTATCTCCATTGGCCTTATTCTCTGTAGGTTTACAACTGCAGTTTAAAGGATGGAAAAAGCAGATTTCCCAGATTTCTTTTTCCCTGTTTTACAAATTACTTATTGCACCGGCTTTAGTGCTGATCTTTGTGCTGCTCATCGGAGCGAAAAAAGAGATAGGAGCTGTTACCATATTTGAAATGGCTATGCCTACCTTGGTTTCGACCAGCATTGTGATCGAGCAGTTTCGGTTGAATAGTAAAATTGCAAATATTATCATAGGTTTTAGTATTCTCATTGCTTTGCTCACGGCCGGAATCTGGTCTGCCGTCATCCATTATTTTCTTCATTTCTAA
- a CDS encoding serine hydrolase: MKNLSLILTLILLSVAGSAFAQKTDQKLEKKLKELTRDFRGDIGIYVRHLKTNKEVMINADSIFPTASIVKVPILAGVFNKIGKGELKYNDKFIYRQNRAYGGSGLMQFFKDSVETDLSTMAALMIGYSDNVTSIWCQELAEGTKINALMDELGLPNTRVNSRTAGREAIWKKYGWGHTTPREMATLLTLIHEGKVISPDLSDKMYRILGNVFYNERSLSQIPSYIKTASKSGSLEDVRSEVVLVNAPNGDYVFSVFTKNNKDRSWEKSNEAEVLTRSISSLLWNYFEPKHPFPKQRLLD, encoded by the coding sequence ATGAAAAACCTTTCCTTAATCCTGACCCTAATTTTACTATCCGTTGCAGGCTCAGCCTTTGCTCAGAAGACTGATCAGAAACTGGAAAAAAAACTTAAAGAACTTACCCGCGACTTCAGGGGCGACATCGGCATCTACGTACGTCATCTCAAAACGAACAAAGAAGTCATGATTAATGCAGACAGCATTTTTCCTACAGCAAGTATTGTCAAAGTACCCATTCTGGCAGGTGTATTTAATAAAATCGGAAAAGGGGAATTAAAATACAATGACAAATTTATATATCGCCAGAACAGGGCTTATGGCGGATCAGGATTAATGCAGTTCTTTAAAGACAGCGTGGAAACAGATCTTTCCACGATGGCCGCACTGATGATAGGATACAGTGATAATGTGACTTCGATCTGGTGTCAGGAACTAGCCGAGGGCACCAAGATTAATGCACTAATGGATGAATTAGGTCTGCCTAATACCCGTGTGAATTCCCGGACAGCAGGAAGAGAAGCTATCTGGAAAAAATACGGCTGGGGACATACTACGCCTCGGGAGATGGCTACTCTTCTGACACTGATACATGAAGGCAAAGTAATATCCCCGGATCTGTCCGACAAGATGTATCGCATACTTGGAAATGTCTTTTACAACGAACGTTCATTGTCTCAGATACCATCTTACATAAAGACGGCTTCTAAAAGTGGTTCACTGGAAGATGTGAGAAGTGAAGTCGTACTGGTCAATGCTCCGAATGGAGATTATGTCTTCAGTGTCTTTACTAAAAACAACAAGGATAGAAGCTGGGAAAAATCCAATGAGGCAGAAGTACTGACACGCAGCATATCCAGCCTACTATGGAATTATTTTGAGCCTAAGCATCCTTTTCCAAAACAACGTCTTCTAGATTAA
- the kdsA gene encoding 3-deoxy-8-phosphooctulonate synthase: MIQSYLPHIKNGQSANFFLMAGPCAIEGEDIALRIAEKIVTITDKLNIPYIFKGSYRKANRSRVDSFTGIGDEKALKILEKVGQTFGVPTVTDIHESHEAALAAAYVDVLQIPAFLCRQTELLVAAAETGKVVNIKKGQFLSAESMKFAVDKVIDSGNNKVFLTDRGNTFGYQDLVVDFRGIPQMKAFQVPTVMDCTHSLQQPNQTSGVTGGKPELIETIAKAAIAVGADGLFIETHPDPANAKSDGANMLHLDLLEGLLTKLVRVREAIL; the protein is encoded by the coding sequence ATGATACAATCTTATTTACCTCATATCAAAAACGGGCAGTCTGCCAATTTTTTTCTGATGGCTGGTCCTTGTGCAATTGAAGGAGAAGATATTGCTCTCCGCATTGCTGAAAAAATCGTTACTATTACCGATAAACTTAATATCCCTTATATTTTTAAAGGATCTTACCGCAAAGCAAACCGTTCCAGGGTAGATTCATTTACCGGAATCGGCGATGAAAAAGCATTGAAGATCCTGGAAAAGGTAGGGCAGACTTTTGGAGTACCTACGGTTACTGATATTCACGAAAGCCATGAGGCGGCTTTGGCAGCGGCATATGTAGATGTTCTTCAGATTCCTGCTTTTCTATGCCGTCAGACAGAATTGCTGGTTGCTGCGGCTGAGACAGGGAAAGTTGTCAATATTAAAAAAGGACAGTTCCTGTCTGCTGAGTCTATGAAATTTGCGGTAGATAAAGTAATCGATTCAGGGAATAATAAAGTTTTTCTGACGGATCGCGGAAATACATTCGGATATCAGGACCTGGTTGTGGATTTCAGAGGAATTCCACAAATGAAAGCATTTCAGGTACCTACAGTAATGGACTGTACGCACTCTTTGCAACAGCCGAATCAGACTTCGGGTGTGACGGGAGGAAAGCCAGAACTTATCGAGACCATTGCTAAAGCTGCTATTGCAGTAGGAGCAGACGGCCTTTTTATTGAAACACATCCGGATCCAGCTAATGCGAAATCTGATGGTGCAAATATGCTTCATTTAGATCTTCTGGAAGGTCTTTTGACAAAATTGGTGCGTGTCAGAGAAGCAATCCTTTAG
- the clpB gene encoding ATP-dependent chaperone ClpB → MNFNNYTIKAQEAIQKASEIASGNQQQAIEPAHILKALLTVDENIIGHLLKKLNVNIAYLEGEVDKQIQSYPKVSGSNIYLSNEANSALQKAQSYLKEFNDEFVSIEHLLLGILNAGGKTASLLKDQGVNEKDLKLAIKELRGNNRVTDQNAEATFNALNKYARNLNEFAESGKLDPVIGRDEEIRRVMQILSRRTKNNPILVGEPGVGKTAIAEGIAHRIIKGDAPENLKSKTVFSLDMGALIAGAKYKGEFEERLKAVVKEVSDSDGEIILFIDEIHTLVGAGGGEGAMDAANILKPALARGELRAIGATTLNEYQKYFEKDKALERRFQKVMVGEPDTQDAISILRGLKERYETHHKVRILDEAIISAVELSQRYITDRFLPDKAIDLVDEAASKLRLEMDSVPEAVDELERRIMQLEIEREAIKRENDEKKVNELSEVIANLASERDSLKAAWQSEKSLVDEVNQEIANIENFKLEADQAERAGDYGKVAELRYGKIKEAQDQVEKLKAELAEKQASSRMLKEEVTSEDIADVVSRWTGIPVNKMVQSEREKLLTLEEELHKRVAGQHEAIEAISDAIRRSRAGLSDAKRPIGSFIFLGTTGVGKTELAKALAEFLFDDEQAMIRIDMSEYQERHAVSRLIGAPPGYVGYDEGGQLTEAVRRRPYSVVLLDEIEKAHPDVFNILLQVLDDGHLTDNKGRVVNFKNTIIIMTSNTGSHIIQENFSHLNDDNRDEVVAKTRSEVFELLQKSIRPEFLNRIDEVIMFTPLSRTEIGDIVRLQFNKVQHQLAEQNIFISATDEALDWLAQLGYDPVYGARPLKRVIQKRILNELSKEILSGKISRDSIIQLDTFDGQFVFLNKDKETK, encoded by the coding sequence ATGAATTTCAACAACTATACGATCAAAGCTCAAGAAGCCATTCAAAAGGCTTCTGAAATCGCCTCCGGCAATCAGCAGCAGGCGATCGAACCCGCACATATTCTAAAAGCATTACTGACCGTTGATGAAAACATCATTGGTCACTTATTAAAAAAACTAAATGTAAATATCGCTTACCTTGAAGGAGAAGTGGATAAACAGATCCAAAGTTATCCAAAGGTTAGCGGAAGTAACATCTATCTGAGTAATGAGGCTAACTCTGCACTCCAGAAAGCACAATCTTATCTCAAAGAGTTCAATGATGAGTTTGTCTCCATTGAGCATTTACTTTTAGGGATACTGAATGCGGGCGGCAAAACGGCTTCCCTGCTTAAAGATCAGGGTGTAAATGAGAAGGATCTGAAACTGGCGATCAAGGAACTACGCGGAAATAACCGTGTTACTGATCAGAATGCGGAAGCCACTTTCAATGCCTTAAACAAATATGCCCGTAATCTGAATGAATTTGCGGAATCCGGAAAACTTGACCCTGTAATCGGCCGTGACGAAGAGATTCGCCGGGTGATGCAGATCCTTTCCCGAAGAACGAAGAACAATCCTATACTCGTAGGTGAACCGGGAGTGGGAAAAACGGCTATTGCAGAAGGCATCGCTCACCGGATAATCAAAGGTGATGCACCGGAAAACCTGAAATCCAAAACGGTATTTTCTCTGGATATGGGTGCACTCATTGCCGGAGCCAAATATAAAGGTGAATTTGAGGAACGCCTAAAAGCTGTTGTAAAAGAAGTTTCCGACAGTGACGGAGAAATTATACTTTTTATAGACGAGATCCACACGCTGGTAGGTGCCGGAGGTGGTGAAGGTGCTATGGACGCCGCTAATATTCTGAAACCAGCCTTAGCAAGAGGTGAACTACGTGCCATAGGTGCAACTACACTCAATGAGTATCAGAAATATTTTGAAAAGGATAAAGCCTTAGAGCGTCGTTTCCAAAAAGTAATGGTTGGGGAGCCCGACACACAGGATGCCATATCTATATTAAGAGGATTAAAAGAGCGATATGAGACACATCATAAAGTAAGGATTCTGGATGAAGCCATTATTTCGGCTGTAGAGCTATCTCAGCGCTATATCACCGATCGTTTTTTACCGGATAAAGCTATCGATCTTGTGGATGAAGCAGCTTCGAAACTTCGTTTGGAAATGGACTCCGTTCCAGAAGCAGTAGATGAACTGGAACGCCGGATCATGCAACTGGAAATCGAACGTGAAGCGATCAAAAGAGAAAACGATGAGAAGAAAGTGAACGAACTGTCTGAGGTCATTGCTAATCTGGCTTCCGAACGTGATTCACTGAAAGCCGCATGGCAATCTGAAAAATCGCTGGTAGATGAGGTCAATCAGGAGATTGCGAATATAGAGAACTTTAAACTGGAAGCGGATCAGGCAGAGCGTGCAGGAGATTACGGTAAAGTAGCGGAGCTGCGATACGGTAAAATTAAAGAAGCACAGGATCAGGTCGAGAAGTTAAAAGCTGAACTGGCGGAAAAACAAGCCAGCAGCCGTATGCTAAAGGAAGAAGTGACTTCTGAAGACATTGCAGATGTTGTATCACGCTGGACAGGTATTCCGGTTAATAAAATGGTGCAATCTGAACGTGAAAAGCTACTTACACTGGAAGAAGAGTTACACAAACGTGTAGCGGGACAACATGAAGCGATAGAAGCCATATCGGATGCTATACGCAGATCGCGTGCCGGACTGAGTGATGCCAAACGTCCGATCGGATCGTTTATCTTTCTGGGTACAACAGGGGTAGGTAAGACTGAATTAGCAAAAGCACTGGCAGAATTTCTTTTCGATGATGAGCAGGCTATGATCCGTATCGATATGTCCGAGTATCAGGAACGTCATGCCGTGTCACGTCTTATCGGAGCGCCTCCGGGATATGTAGGTTATGATGAAGGAGGTCAGCTGACTGAGGCCGTAAGACGTCGCCCCTATTCGGTCGTATTACTCGATGAAATTGAGAAAGCGCATCCTGATGTTTTCAATATCCTATTACAGGTATTGGATGACGGACATCTGACGGACAATAAAGGTCGTGTTGTTAACTTCAAAAATACGATTATCATCATGACTTCGAATACCGGATCACATATTATCCAGGAAAATTTCTCGCATCTCAATGACGACAACAGAGATGAAGTCGTTGCCAAAACCAGAAGCGAGGTTTTCGAATTATTACAAAAATCTATCCGTCCGGAGTTTCTAAACAGAATTGATGAAGTTATCATGTTCACACCTCTGAGCCGGACAGAGATTGGTGATATCGTCCGTCTTCAGTTCAATAAAGTTCAACATCAGCTGGCAGAACAGAATATATTTATCTCGGCTACAGATGAAGCACTTGATTGGCTGGCTCAACTCGGATATGACCCTGTATATGGGGCAAGACCGTTGAAACGTGTCATTCAAAAACGCATATTGAATGAATTATCAAAAGAGATTCTTTCCGGAAAAATCTCAAGAGATTCCATTATACAACTGGATACATTCGACGGACAGTTTGTGTTCCTGAATAAGGATAAAGAGACCAAATAA
- a CDS encoding ferritin, whose amino-acid sequence MNTNRLSKEMQSALIAQMTKEASAAQIYLSLGIWADDQGYGGIANFLFRHANEERNHMTKFMEYILERGGKPRVEAIPAPPADPTSLTECFNRVFKHEVDNTEAIYNIVNLSMKEQDWATWNFAQWFVKEQIEEEKLALELIDKLKIAGGDKASDESLFNLDKTLGEADDEVSLAREATAENP is encoded by the coding sequence ATGAATACAAACAGATTATCAAAAGAAATGCAGTCCGCACTGATCGCTCAAATGACAAAAGAAGCTAGTGCAGCACAAATTTACCTGTCATTGGGTATATGGGCGGATGATCAGGGATATGGTGGTATCGCAAACTTTTTGTTCAGACATGCCAATGAGGAACGGAACCATATGACGAAGTTCATGGAATACATTCTGGAACGTGGAGGGAAACCTCGTGTAGAGGCTATTCCTGCTCCTCCTGCAGATCCAACATCATTAACAGAATGCTTCAACAGAGTATTTAAGCATGAAGTAGATAATACAGAGGCCATATACAACATCGTTAATCTATCGATGAAAGAACAGGATTGGGCAACGTGGAATTTTGCGCAATGGTTTGTAAAAGAACAGATTGAAGAAGAGAAACTGGCTCTGGAATTAATAGACAAGTTAAAAATAGCAGGCGGAGACAAAGCTTCAGACGAATCGTTGTTCAACCTGGATAAAACATTGGGAGAAGCCGATGATGAGGTGAGTCTGGCCCGTGAGGCAACTGCTGAAAATCCGTAA
- a CDS encoding acyloxyacyl hydrolase, with the protein MHGICEAQSSLLWTTQDSIAPARRKNPLIIEIEAENGGIIASKDIKQVTFEDAYYNGVNLRVGWQTQRSKDIYHQLYNYPIYGVGLYSSTFNTNIIGSPYALYGFVIVPIHPKNDKRWTYEYRIALGLSGNFKPYNEETNPLNLVIGTKNNVFIDFGFRAKYKFHKNFDVGVGAAFHHFSNGAMRLPNKGVNLLPLTASLTYTPNSESADYSRAEVPPFEQTWLYHINIAGGFKQIDRQIDKRYHKATLSAYMSRHVSYKWRFGGGFDFFYSASGNAEEIAGSEKGKFSALFSGGPAFYMAHVLNERLVLNGNIGYYLHKNDFNGEIENFYLRAGARYYVYKNINAGVSIKAHMGKADYIEWTAGYTFGKKH; encoded by the coding sequence ATGCATGGCATTTGCGAAGCACAATCCAGCCTGCTGTGGACTACACAGGACAGCATCGCACCTGCTCGTCGCAAAAACCCGTTAATTATAGAAATTGAAGCCGAAAACGGGGGTATCATTGCCTCAAAGGATATTAAACAAGTCACTTTTGAAGATGCTTATTATAATGGTGTCAATCTGCGCGTAGGATGGCAAACGCAACGATCCAAAGATATTTACCATCAACTCTATAACTATCCGATATATGGAGTGGGATTGTACTCCAGCACTTTCAATACCAATATTATTGGCAGCCCCTATGCACTCTACGGATTTGTCATTGTCCCTATACATCCTAAAAACGACAAGAGATGGACCTATGAATACCGGATTGCGTTGGGTTTGTCCGGCAACTTTAAGCCCTATAATGAGGAGACCAATCCACTAAATTTAGTTATCGGAACAAAAAATAATGTTTTTATAGATTTTGGTTTTCGTGCCAAATATAAATTTCATAAAAATTTCGATGTTGGTGTCGGAGCGGCATTTCACCACTTTTCAAACGGCGCTATGCGTCTGCCAAATAAAGGTGTGAACCTATTACCGCTGACCGCTTCACTCACTTATACGCCTAATTCCGAGTCTGCAGATTACAGCCGTGCAGAAGTCCCTCCGTTTGAACAGACTTGGCTATATCACATCAACATAGCCGGAGGATTCAAACAAATTGACAGACAGATTGATAAGCGGTATCACAAAGCCACATTAAGTGCTTATATGAGTCGCCACGTATCTTATAAATGGAGATTCGGAGGCGGCTTTGATTTCTTTTACTCTGCATCCGGAAATGCTGAAGAAATTGCGGGCAGTGAAAAAGGTAAGTTTAGCGCCCTGTTCTCCGGAGGTCCGGCATTTTATATGGCGCATGTACTGAATGAACGTTTGGTATTGAATGGAAATATCGGATATTATCTGCATAAAAATGATTTCAACGGAGAAATCGAAAACTTTTATCTGAGAGCAGGAGCCCGCTATTACGTGTACAAAAACATAAATGCCGGTGTGTCTATTAAGGCACATATGGGTAAAGCAGATTATATTGAGTGGACTGCAGGGTATACATTTGGTAAAAAACACTAA